The Erythrobacter sp. genome segment GCGCAGGACGCCGACGATAATCTCGATCGCCCCGATAATCGCGCTGATCTCGATAAACCCGATCCCGAGGAGGTAGAAATCGGTGTTGATGCCGGGGCTGAAGGCGATGGATGTCAGCGGCGGATACATGAACCACCCGCCATCGGGTGCAAGGCCCACGAATATCGAAGCGAAGAAGGACAGCCCGCCGACCAGGAACATCCAGAAGCCGAACGCGGCTGCACGCGGAAATGGAAGTTCCCGCGCGCCAAGCATCTGCGGCAACAACAGCATTCCCGCTGCCTCCACTGCGGGCACGGCAAAGAGGAACATCATCATCGTGCCGTGCATGGTGAAGAACTGGTTGTAGGTTTCCACCGGCAGGAAATCCTGCAGCGGTGCGGCGAGTTGCACCCGCATTCCCAGGGCCAGCACCCCGGCGAGGAGGAAGAACAGGAAGCTCGTCGAAAGGTGGAAGAATCCGATGTAATTGTTGTTGACGACCTTGAACACGCCCCATCCCGTTGGCGCTTTCCAGATCCGTTCGAGCTCTTCCACTTCGCCTTCAGGGCGCGGGTGGTGCGTCGGGAACAGCCGGTAAAGATCGTGATCGAAACCGGTTTCGGACTTTCGCCCCGCCATCGCCTCGCGTGTCTCGTGCAGCGGGCCCTCGCTCATTTTTGCTGCTCGAGCCAGATGGCGATGGCTTCGAGTTCGTCGGCAGACAGCATGTCGTAATCGGGCATCCGGTTGCCCCGCTTGATCGACTGGCTGTTGCCGATCCAGCCCATCATCGTGCCGCGATTGTTGGGCAGGATTCCCGCTCCGAGCGAAAGACGGCTGCCGACATGGGTCAGGTCCGGCCCGGCAAGGCCGTTCGCCTCGGTTCCCCCCACGCGGTGGCAAGCGGCACACCCACTTTCCATGAACAGTGCGCGCCCGTCCCGTGCATTGCTATCGAGCGGTCGCGGAGCATTGGCGGCCAGTACCGGCGTATCGCCCGGGACGTTCTGCTCCACGATCGCGGGCAGGCTGGCCGTCCGCTCTTCGCGCCACGCCTGCCAGGCCTCAGGCTCGTGAGCGACGGTGACGAATCCCATCAGCGCGTGGGGGCCGCCGCAGTATTCGGCGCATATCCCGCCGAACCGGCCAGCCCGGTCAGCCTGCACCAGCAGTTCGTTGACCCGACCCGGAATCATGTCTTCCTTGCCGGACAGGTGAGGCACCCAGAAGCTGTGGATCACGTCTTCACTGGCAAGCTCGATGACCACCCGCTCGCCCACCGGCAGGTGCAGTTCATTGGCGTCGCGCAGCACGACATTGCCTGCGCTGTCGAGATATTCGACCTCGAACCACCACATATGCCCGGTTACCCGGACCCGCATTTCCTCGCCCGATGGAGCCTTGGTCAGCGATGCGGTCAGCGAGAGGCCCCAGACCAGCAGCGCGGTCAGCACCACCCCCGGAAAGGCAATTCCGCCGATCCAGACTGCCCGCTCGCCCCCCAGTCGGGCCTTCGTCCGCGCGGAGCCCCTGATGGCGAGGTATACGGCCGCCACCACGATTGCCGTGACGAAAAAACCTAGTCCGAAGAGCACCCATGCGAGCGTCGTGACACTGTCTGCATAAGGCCCCGCCGGATCGAGCACCGGCGGCGGCCATCCCCACCAGGCGTCGAAGACGCTTTGTGGCTCAGTCATCGTCAAGCCCGTGGAGATAGGCGGCGACATCGCGCGCTTCCGCTTCTGTCAACGGCATTGCGGGCATCGACGAGCCAGGCTTGGCGAGCGGCGCATTGCGCACGAATGCCGCAAGGTTTGCGGGTGTGTTCGGCAACTGGCCGGCAATCGGGCCGTAATCGTCGAAACCCTGCAAGGAAGGCCCGGTGCTTCCCTGCGGCCAATCGATACCGGGAATTTCATGACAGGCCGCGCAGCCAACTCGCTCGATTGCCAACCGGCCACGCTCAGCGTTTGCAGGATCGGGAATGTACCGCGATTCCGGCGGTGGCTTGCAGGCGTTCAGCCCGGCGCAAATCGCGATCACTGTTCCCACTGTCATGACGCGCCGAGGCCCATTGGCGAGAGTTCCCCTCATCTTGTCGGGAACCTCCGGCAAGCCGGGCAGGTTCCCAAATGGATGCGCATTTCTCCATCGCTCCCCTGGTGTCTTGCCGGATGCTTGCTCCTGTCGGCATGCGGAGACGCGCATTCCAGGCCGGAAGTGTGGGAGTCCACGGGAGAGATTATCGCGCTTGGCGGGGGAGACGCAGGGGCTCGCGGAGCCTGCGCCACCTGCCATGGCCTGCAAGGCGAAGGGGACGGCAATCTCGTTCCACGGCTCGCCGGGCTCGATCCGGGATATTTTGCGCGGCAGATGGAATACTTTGCCGAAGGGCAGCGGCGACATCCGCAGATGGCGTGGATCGCGGGCAGGCTGGATTGGTCTGCCCGGCAGAAAGTCGCGGTCCATTACAGCGGAATGCCTTTTCCTGATGACGCCGCGCAGGACACCGCCCTGCCGACCTGCGCGGCTGCCGAACTGTACCATCGCGGCGATCCTGATCGCGGCCTGCCCTCCTGCGCGAGCTGCCACGGTGAGGACGGCACCGGAACCGGGCCGGGCAACCCGCCGCTGGCGGGTCAACCTGCCCACTATCTGGCGAGGCAGTTGCAGGCATGGTCGGCGGGTGAACGCTATGGTGATCCCGATCGCGTGATGACCCGGATCAGCCAGCTCCTGACAGCGCGCGAGATGGCTAGCCTGGCTGACTATAGTTCGGACCTTCGGGGTGGGAGCGGGCATTCGGAATCTCCGGAAGCATGCCTTCCAGAACGTCGTCCTGATCCCAGAAATGGTGCTTGATGGCAGCGAGAGCGTGGGCGGGAATGAGCAGGGCGAGAACGATGACAGCGGCGACATGCACATCGATGGCCAGTTCCAGCACCCGGAACTGCCATTCGCTCGAAAGCGTGTGGAGCGGCATGGCGGGGACGGGCACAAGCCCCGCGAGGTGAAGATCGCGCGCTGGCTGGATGGCGGACCACATCATCCATCCCGACAGCGGGAGGATCACGAACAGCGCGTAGAAAACGGCGTGGATCGCGTGTGCGACTGTGGATCGCCAGCCCTGGTTGTCGGCATCGTTGACCGGGCCGGGAACGATCAGCCGCCACAGCAGCCGCAGGGCGCCCAGCAGCAGCAGCGTCAGCCCGATCTCGGAATGGAGCTGGTAGGCATCCAGCTTGTCCGCGCCGACCAGATAGCGCTGGATCATCCAGCCCGATCCAAGCTGGAATATGACGACAGCAGCCATAATCCAGTGGAAAGCAACCCCGACCGGCGTATACTTCCCCCGCTCCCGGTAGCTTACCGACCATTCCTGCCACTGCTGGACCCACGGCTTCATCGTGCGGGAACCGGCGCGAGCGAGCGATAGAGCACCACCATCGCCGCCAGCAGATAGACCGCAGAGGCGGGAGCCCACATGATCAGTCCGGCGATCTGCTGGTCTTCCAGCGGCGACAGTCCCCACAGGTGGGTGGTCAGGACATGGGGCGCATAATAGGCACGATCGGCAAAGACGAGCAGCGCTCCCAGCGCACCCATTTGCACCATTGTCGCGAGCAACGCTCCGGTCGCCACCGTGGCGCTCGACTGCCTCAGCCGTGCCCACCAGAACGCCGAACTCGCTGTCAGACTCATCTGCATGATCCAGAAGACTGCATCGCTTGATAACGCAGCGGAGTAGAATTCCGGGATGTGCCATGCCCAGAAGATGCCCGCCTGCATCACTGTGAGCTGGGTGAGGGACAATGAAATTCGTTTCTCATGGAGTCGCAAGGAATTGACCAGAAGGGGAGCAAGGACAAGCGCGAGGGCAATGTGGTGGATAGCACGCGCAGTAAACAGCGCCGATCCCAGCGCGCAGAAGGGCGAAACGAATAGCAGGAGGATGACCAGAACCGAGGCAAGGTGGGCAGCCGTTCGCTCTGGGGAGATCAGGCGTCCTGCGATCAGGCCGAGCGCGACAATCGCCAGCAATATCGGATCGAAATTCCACCGCGCAAACCACTCCGTGGGCGCTGGTGCGACGCCACAATAAGGCAGCCACTGGATCGCGGATGGCATTTGTAGCCCCTCCTTGCTTGCAACCCATTTACGCTTCGCGCAGCATTCGGGTTCCTTCTGCCTGAAAAATGTGACGCGTAACTCACCTGCAACTCTTGCAGAGATGCGGTTCGCGCAGCTCGGCTGGAATGCCAGCGGGCCGAACCTGTTCCACCGCAGCCGCATGGACTCGTGACACATGCCGATCCCGGGCCCGAACAGCAGGTCCTCGGCCTGTCGCGATGACACCGGGTAGCAGTCGCAAATCAGCACAACCAGACGGATGGCCTAGGGCGGAGAGTTGAAGTAACGAAATGGGCTTTCAACTTTTCCTGGTCGAAGCATGGTCATCCCCCACCCTTGCTCGCATTGCGACAGGTGCGTTTGCCCTTGACCGGACCCCTCTAACCTCCCCGGTTCACTTCTCTAGCGGTGCATTTGCATTGACAGGCCCCTCCCGCGCTGCGGCGGCGCGCGTGTGCACCAGGTTGATACTCTCGAACTGGAGAACAACCTGGTCGTTCTGGTTGCGCATTTCGTAGTAGCCGACGCAGGTTCCGCGCGGCTTGCCGCTCTTGGACAGTTCTTTCGACAGGATGCGCGAGGTCACATATACCGTGTCCCCCGGCCGCAGTGCGGTCTTCAGGCGGAAGTTGTCGAAGCCGATGCCGCAGACATAGTCGATGTCGCTGTTGATCTCGTGATCGAGCTGGCGCCAGATCGCCAGCACGTGCACCCCGCTCGCAACGACCTCCCCGAAATGCGACTGCCGCGCCGCTTCGGGATCGGTGTGGAACCACTGCGGATCGTACTGGCGGGCGAACTCGACGATTTCCGCTTCGGTGATCGTGCGGCTGGACGATCGGCGCTCCTCACCGATTACCAGATCCTCGAACTTCAGCGGTGGGCGATCCGCAGTCATGTGCCTGTCTCCTTGCTTGGCTGGCGAGTTTAGGGCGAGCCAAGAAAAAGACAATCATGCCTGTATGTTTACTTGATCCTTGGCAGTGCTACTATGGGCACCGAAACCGCAATCGAGGCCTGATGTGAGCAATACCGATCCCGCCCGCCATGCTGTCCTGCAAATGGCCTGGGTGGTGAACGATCTGGAGGAGGCCGCCCGCCGCTGGCACCGGACGACAGGAGTCGGGCCCTTCCTGGTGAACCGCCACATTCCCATTCGCGAACCGTTGTATCGCGGGAAGCCCGGACGCGTCGATTTTTCCACTGCCATCGCGCAGGCCGGGCCGGTGCAGATCGAACTGGTGCAGCAGCATGACGATGCCCCATCCTGCTATCGCGACTCCGTGCCGGCGGGGCAGGAGGCGATGCATCACATCGCCATCATGGTCGCGGATTACGATGTAACCGTCGCCGAATACGAGCAGGAGGGATTTACCGTCGCCAGCTCGGGATACTTCGGCAAGGCCCGCTTCTGCTACGTCGATTGCCGCCCCGGCATCGGCCACATGGTCGAGATTCTCGAAGACTGCGCCCCGATCCGCAGTTTCTTCGCGCTGATCGCGCGCGCCGCGCAGGAATGGGACGGCGATCCGGCAACCCTGATACGAGAATTGTGAACGGACGAACCACCACCTGCCGCAGCGCAGGGGAGGCCACCGGGAGAGACTGATGAGCGATACCATTCATACGATCGGGAAGATGCTGCGCAACCGCGCGGTCTCGCACGGCGACAGCATTGCCTTGATCTTTCCCGATTCTCGCCAGACCTATGCCCAGTTGCTGGATGCATCGACGCGCTGGGCAAAGACGCTGGTGGCACTCGGCGTGCGGCGCGGTGAGCATGTCGGCGTGCTGCTGCCGACCTGCCGGGAATTCCTTGAGATCTACTACGGTTGCGCGCTCATCGGCGCGGTCGTGGTGCCGGTCAATGCCCGTTACCAGCCAGGCGAACTGGCCTATCTGGTCAAGGATGCCGCCCTGCGTGTGCTGGTGACCACCGGCCGGGTCGCGGATTCGCTCGATTTTGGTGAGCGGCTGGAAGCTGCGCTTGCCTCGCTTCGCGGTTCCGCCGATTGCCTCGCGCTCGATCTGCCCGAAGCGCCGGATCTGCGGCAGATCATCTGCCTCGAGGAGAAATGCGGCCCGGCGCTACTACCGCTGAGCCGTGCGATGGCGCTTGGCGAAAGTGTGCCCGATACCGATATCAGGGCGTTGACCGAGGCCGTGCAGCCGGGGGATATCGGTCTCATCCTCTATACCTCGGGCACCACGTCCAATCCGAAGGGGTGCATGATTTCCAACCGGGCGATGGTCGGCAACAGCCGCAACCTTGGCCTGCGGTACGAAGTCACCGATGCCGACAAGGTATGGTCGCCGCTCCCGATCTATCACATCGCCGGAATTCTCCCGATGACGATGATCATGGACGCAGGCGGCGCCTACATGACCGTCCCCTACTTCGATGCCGGGACGGCGCTGGAAATGCTGGAGAGGGAGCGCGCAACCATTGCCTATCCTGCCTTCGTAACGATCATGCAGGACCTGATTTCGCACGACCGCTTCAAGGTGACGGACCTTGCCTCGATGCGGCTGATGAACAGCAACTTCGCCGTCCAGCCTGCCTGGATCAAGACCGCCATGATCGAAGCCATGCCCTCCATCGTCCATGTCGGAACCTATGGGCTGACCGAGGCGGCAGGCACCATCTGCACGAGCAGACTGGACGAAACCGAGCATAGCCGCACCAGTCGTCTCGGCGTGCCGCTGGACGAGTGGGACGTCAGGATCGTCGATATCGAAACAGGCCGGGAATGCGCTCCGGGCGAGCGGGGGGAAATCTGCGCCCGCGGGCCGAACATGCTGTCGGGATACTACAATGCCCCGGAAAAGACCGCCGAGAGCATTCGTGACGGCTGGCTGCACACCGGTGACATCGGCTCTTTCGACGAAGCGGGCACGATCATGTTCCACGGCCGCACCAAGGACATGCTCAAGGTCGGCGGTGAAAACGTCGCAGCGGCGGAAATCGAAGGCGTGTTGCAGACGCACGATGCCGTGAAGCTGGCGCAGGTCGTCGGCATTCCCGATGATCGCTACGTCGAAGTGCCGGTGGCCTTTGTCGAACTGGCTCCCGGCGAGTCGGTGGAGCCGGATGAACTGATCGCGCATTGCCGCGGCAAGATCGCCAACTTCAAGCTGCCGCGCGACGTCCGCTTCGTCACCGGGTGGCCGATGTCGACATCCAAGATCCAGAAATTCCGGCTGCGGGATATGCTGCTGGAGGAAAGGGGGATCGAACGGTAAACGAAATCCCGCTCAGGTACGGTTCGATCTGGTGCCACCGAACCAGTCCGGACGACCGGCCGGCCATACGGCGCCGTTCTGGGCCTGGCCACCGTCGATCACCAGCAGCTCGCCGGTAATGAAGTCGCCCGAAGGGGCCATCAGGTAAACGCAGGCCTCGGCAATGTCCCACACATCGCCGCGCCGTTTCATCGGATTGGCATCGTGGAACCGTTCGAGCGCTTCGGGCGGGTAGACGCGGAAACCCTCGCTTTCGATCACGCCGGGCGCGACGCAATTGACGCGAATGTCCAGCGGCGCCCATTCGGTAGCCAGCGTCTTCGAAAGGTAGATGACCCCCGCGCGCGCTGCGCATGTATGCGCCGCCTGCGGCATGCCCCGCTCGACATTCGCCACGATGCTGATGACATTGCCCTTTGCCCCCTGCGCGCGCCAGCGCTGCGCCAGGGTCTGCGTCATCCACCATGTGCCGTTGAGATTGAGATCGATTACCGACAGCCAGCCCTTGCGGCTGAAATCGATGGCATCCTGCGGGAACTGGCCGCCGGCATTGTTGATCAGGTGGTCGACACGACCGTGCCGTTCGAAAACTGCATCGTAGAAGGCCTCGACTTCCTCCGGATCGCGGATGGACATCGGAATGTGCATCGGCCGGCGACCGGTGGCTTCCTCCATCGCATCGCAGGCTTCGACCAGCCTCTCTTCGGTGCGCCCGCAGATCACCACATGGGCACCAAGCCGCGCGCACAGGAAGGCAATGCCCTTGCCGATGCCCGAACCCCCGCCTGTGACGACGATGACCTGATCCTTCAGCAAGTCGTCGCGGTAAACGGTTTCCAGAGTCGCCAGTTGGTGATTGGTGAAGCCGAATTGCGGGCCTTCCTCGGTTCCGGCGATGACCGGATCGATCCTGTTCATGCCTCGACCCACTGTTCCAGCCTGGGAGTCACCGCCAAGCCTTCGGGCAGGCTGTTCACGCCGATGCGGCGATCGAGTTCTTCGTGCCAATGATAGATGCGCCGCTCCTGATAGTTCAGCGGGATGCCGACAAAGCCCGGCGATTCCAGCGATTCCTGAATCTGCGGGGCATATTGCAGATCTTCGTAGAGGATGCGTTCCCAATTCGCCTTGCGATCGCTCCATTTGGGATGGGGATTTTCGGCGTCGTATTCGGGGGCGATCCAAGTGGAAACGACGCGGCAGGTGTTGGTCCCGGTCGGCCAGAACTGCAACATCGGGATCCCGCTGTCGGACGGCGGCATCACGAAATTCGGATAGATCATGTAGCTGACGTTGTTGTCCCGCGGAATTTCCGTGACGTTGGGCAACTTGGGCATGCCGATGGTGCCCGGGTCTTTCCAGTCGGGACGCCGGTTCGGCGTCACCATGCGCGAATGCCCCTTTTGCCAGAGCGTTGCGGTCATTCCCCGGTGATCGAGAAAGCGGTCCACCGATTGCTGGTGGATGGACTTGAGATGATAGACTTCCATGAAGGCGTCGAGCAGCACCTTCACGTTGCATTCGACTTCATAGGACCGGCTTTCGACGAAATCGAGTCGGTCGAATTCGAACT includes the following:
- a CDS encoding c-type cytochrome, with protein sequence MTEPQSVFDAWWGWPPPVLDPAGPYADSVTTLAWVLFGLGFFVTAIVVAAVYLAIRGSARTKARLGGERAVWIGGIAFPGVVLTALLVWGLSLTASLTKAPSGEEMRVRVTGHMWWFEVEYLDSAGNVVLRDANELHLPVGERVVIELASEDVIHSFWVPHLSGKEDMIPGRVNELLVQADRAGRFGGICAEYCGGPHALMGFVTVAHEPEAWQAWREERTASLPAIVEQNVPGDTPVLAANAPRPLDSNARDGRALFMESGCAACHRVGGTEANGLAGPDLTHVGSRLSLGAGILPNNRGTMMGWIGNSQSIKRGNRMPDYDMLSADELEAIAIWLEQQK
- a CDS encoding c-type cytochrome — translated: MTVGTVIAICAGLNACKPPPESRYIPDPANAERGRLAIERVGCAACHEIPGIDWPQGSTGPSLQGFDDYGPIAGQLPNTPANLAAFVRNAPLAKPGSSMPAMPLTEAEARDVAAYLHGLDDD
- a CDS encoding c-type cytochrome; this encodes MWESTGEIIALGGGDAGARGACATCHGLQGEGDGNLVPRLAGLDPGYFARQMEYFAEGQRRHPQMAWIAGRLDWSARQKVAVHYSGMPFPDDAAQDTALPTCAAAELYHRGDPDRGLPSCASCHGEDGTGTGPGNPPLAGQPAHYLARQLQAWSAGERYGDPDRVMTRISQLLTAREMASLADYSSDLRGGSGHSESPEACLPERRPDPRNGA
- a CDS encoding cytochrome b/b6 domain-containing protein, whose amino-acid sequence is MKPWVQQWQEWSVSYRERGKYTPVGVAFHWIMAAVVIFQLGSGWMIQRYLVGADKLDAYQLHSEIGLTLLLLGALRLLWRLIVPGPVNDADNQGWRSTVAHAIHAVFYALFVILPLSGWMMWSAIQPARDLHLAGLVPVPAMPLHTLSSEWQFRVLELAIDVHVAAVIVLALLIPAHALAAIKHHFWDQDDVLEGMLPEIPNARSHPEGPNYSQPG
- a CDS encoding cytochrome c oxidase assembly protein, which produces MPSAIQWLPYCGVAPAPTEWFARWNFDPILLAIVALGLIAGRLISPERTAAHLASVLVILLLFVSPFCALGSALFTARAIHHIALALVLAPLLVNSLRLHEKRISLSLTQLTVMQAGIFWAWHIPEFYSAALSSDAVFWIMQMSLTASSAFWWARLRQSSATVATGALLATMVQMGALGALLVFADRAYYAPHVLTTHLWGLSPLEDQQIAGLIMWAPASAVYLLAAMVVLYRSLAPVPAR
- a CDS encoding MaoC family dehydratase N-terminal domain-containing protein translates to MTADRPPLKFEDLVIGEERRSSSRTITEAEIVEFARQYDPQWFHTDPEAARQSHFGEVVASGVHVLAIWRQLDHEINSDIDYVCGIGFDNFRLKTALRPGDTVYVTSRILSKELSKSGKPRGTCVGYYEMRNQNDQVVLQFESINLVHTRAAAAREGPVNANAPLEK
- a CDS encoding VOC family protein; the encoded protein is MAWVVNDLEEAARRWHRTTGVGPFLVNRHIPIREPLYRGKPGRVDFSTAIAQAGPVQIELVQQHDDAPSCYRDSVPAGQEAMHHIAIMVADYDVTVAEYEQEGFTVASSGYFGKARFCYVDCRPGIGHMVEILEDCAPIRSFFALIARAAQEWDGDPATLIREL
- a CDS encoding acyl--CoA ligase, with product MSDTIHTIGKMLRNRAVSHGDSIALIFPDSRQTYAQLLDASTRWAKTLVALGVRRGEHVGVLLPTCREFLEIYYGCALIGAVVVPVNARYQPGELAYLVKDAALRVLVTTGRVADSLDFGERLEAALASLRGSADCLALDLPEAPDLRQIICLEEKCGPALLPLSRAMALGESVPDTDIRALTEAVQPGDIGLILYTSGTTSNPKGCMISNRAMVGNSRNLGLRYEVTDADKVWSPLPIYHIAGILPMTMIMDAGGAYMTVPYFDAGTALEMLERERATIAYPAFVTIMQDLISHDRFKVTDLASMRLMNSNFAVQPAWIKTAMIEAMPSIVHVGTYGLTEAAGTICTSRLDETEHSRTSRLGVPLDEWDVRIVDIETGRECAPGERGEICARGPNMLSGYYNAPEKTAESIRDGWLHTGDIGSFDEAGTIMFHGRTKDMLKVGGENVAAAEIEGVLQTHDAVKLAQVVGIPDDRYVEVPVAFVELAPGESVEPDELIAHCRGKIANFKLPRDVRFVTGWPMSTSKIQKFRLRDMLLEERGIER
- a CDS encoding SDR family oxidoreductase produces the protein MNRIDPVIAGTEEGPQFGFTNHQLATLETVYRDDLLKDQVIVVTGGGSGIGKGIAFLCARLGAHVVICGRTEERLVEACDAMEEATGRRPMHIPMSIRDPEEVEAFYDAVFERHGRVDHLINNAGGQFPQDAIDFSRKGWLSVIDLNLNGTWWMTQTLAQRWRAQGAKGNVISIVANVERGMPQAAHTCAARAGVIYLSKTLATEWAPLDIRVNCVAPGVIESEGFRVYPPEALERFHDANPMKRRGDVWDIAEACVYLMAPSGDFITGELLVIDGGQAQNGAVWPAGRPDWFGGTRSNRT
- a CDS encoding aromatic ring-hydroxylating dioxygenase subunit alpha, with product MDAAITAQIKQRMESETERKAPPEGFPALPPIPAGRYVDPAFLALERERMWNRAWLYACHADQIPEPGDWILIRNTGSPIIVVRDLSGEFRAFYNTCQHRGAPLVTENSGNGRGFVCGYHGWSYTLDGKLVAVRDRRDFPELDFSCHSLKQVRCETIGKIIFVNQDPDAEPLLQHIGPMAAELEQFEFDRLDFVESRSYEVECNVKVLLDAFMEVYHLKSIHQQSVDRFLDHRGMTATLWQKGHSRMVTPNRRPDWKDPGTIGMPKLPNVTEIPRDNNVSYMIYPNFVMPPSDSGIPMLQFWPTGTNTCRVVSTWIAPEYDAENPHPKWSDRKANWERILYEDLQYAPQIQESLESPGFVGIPLNYQERRIYHWHEELDRRIGVNSLPEGLAVTPRLEQWVEA